GCGGTCGGAGCGGCGTGCATCTCCATGGTCTCGGTGATGTCGGCGCCGGAGCCGAGGTCGTCGCCGATGCCCCGGATCACCAGGACCTTCACCTCGTCGTCGACGTTGGCGCGGTGCAGGAGGTCCCCGAAGCGCAGCCGGGCCGCCGCGGTCGGTGCGTTGAGGGCGTCGGGCCGGTCCAGGGTGAGGGTGGCGATCTTCGTCCTGGGGTCCTTCTCGTAGCGGATGATCTCCTCCGCCGAAGGACGCGTGCTGTCAGGCATGCGGGTCCTAACTACCGTTTCCAGACGGGACTTGAGGTCAGTGGTTCGGCGCCGTCCGGGGTGATGAGCACCGCTTCCCGGCGCAGTACGGCACCCATGCCCCGGCGCCAGACGTAGCCGGTCACGGCCAAGGCCATGCCGGGTTCGAGGCGTTCCTCGGCGGCGGTGGCGGGCAGGCCGGAGGTGACCACGGGCGGGTCGAAACCCAGGCCGAGGCCGCGGGCGACGGGCATGGGGGGCAGGGGCTCGCCGGCCGTGTCGTACGCGGCGAGCAGGTCACTGGTCGGCGCGCCCGGCCGGCAGGCCGCGAACAGCGGCTCCCACAGGGCGTCGGATCGCCGGTACAGGTCACGGACGGCGTTCCGGTCGCCGCCCTCGACCGGCCAGGTGCGGCCGACCTCGCCGATGTATCCGCCCGCGACCACGCCGGCCGTGAGGGACACGAGGTCGCCCGGGCCCACCCGGCCGTCTCCGTCCACCCGACGCCAGGGGTGGTCCCGGGATGTCACCCACGCCACCTCCTGGGTCGCCGGTGTGGTCACGCCACCGGCCGCCGCGGCCTCCAGGAGTACGCCCGACAGGTGCTGCTCGCTGACGCCGGGCCGTAGTTCGGCCACCGCCGCCGCCAGGCTCGCCTCGGCCACATCGATGGCCTGCCGGAGGGCCACGATCTCCTCCGGCGTCTTGACCCGGCGGGCGGCGCGCATGGCCGGTTCGCCGTCGACCAGGTCGGCGAACGGGAAGGCCAGGGGCAGGAGTTGGGCGAAGGTCGGCGAGATGGTGTCCGTGCCCACCCGGCGGGCGGTGGCTGCTCCCTCGATGTCCCGGATCACCGCCACCCAGTTCATCGGGTTCCACGTCAGGCCGTACAACCGCTCGTGCGGGATGTCGTCGGGGATGCCCTCGTCCCAGGTGCTGAGCATGTGGATGGCGCCCGTGGCGCGGACCACCACGGCGGCCGGGGCGAAGGGATGGGTGCCCGCTGTCCACAGTCCGCGGGCCCCGGTGACGTAACGGACGTTGGCGCTCCGCCCGAGGACGAGGATGTCGAGGTCGTGGGCTGCCATGTGTGCCAGCGCGCGCTCCCGCCGCCCACTGCGGAGAGCGCGGTCGTCCGGCAGGACCTCAGTCGCCATAAGGGGCGTAGGAGTAGTCGGTCAGGGCTGTCCAGCCCTCTTCCTCGATCACCAGGACCTCCTCGCTGCGGTAGCCGCCGGTGCCGTCCTCCCAGACCACGGGTTCCAGGACGAGCACCATGCCTGCCTGGAGCACCAGTTGGGCGTCGAACTCCTCACCCAGATCGGTGCCGACGAAGGGCATCTCGGCGGGGTCCGTGCCCATGCCGTGGCCCAGGTAGAAGTGGGGGAGCCAGGGTTTCGAGCCGCCGTTCGCGGTGATGGCGGCCCGGGTCAGATCGGCGGCGGTGGCCCCCGCCCGCAGCACGTCCTTGACCGCGCTGTGGATGTCCCACCACTGGGTGAACTGCGCCCGCTGACGCGGGTCCGGGTCCTGTCCGACGATCCAGGTCCGGCCGAAGTCCGAGCAATATCCGGCGTAGTTGATGCTCACGTCGGTCCACAGGACGTCGCCCCGGGCCAGTTCCCGCTCCGTCGTCAGCAGGGGGAGGGCGAGGTCGCCGTGGGTGGTCCAGACCCCGGCCGCCCGGGAGTTGGGCATCACCTGCCAGATGGGGTCGAGCACGTTGGCCAGGGCACCGTGTTCGTAGGCCCGGCGGACGAACGCGGCCGACAGGTCGATCTGCCGCATGCCCGGTGCCAGCGACCCTTCGACGTCGGCCATGGCGCGCTCGGTGATCCGCAAAGCGCTCCGGATACAGGCCAGTTCGTCGGGCGTCTTGATCACCTTGGCCGCGGTCAGGACCGGCGCCGCGTCGCCGGGAGGCCCGCCGGGGAACAGCGCCTTCTGTGCTCGGTGCATCGCCCCGGTCACCTCGTCGACGGCGACCCGCGCTCCGCCGGGCACGAGGTCGGCGACCACGGCCGCGAAGTTCCGTACCCCTTCGTCGAATTCGAGGTAGACCGGCGGGTGGACGTGGTCGGCGGGCAGCGGCGACCGTGCCGAGGTGCCTTCGCGGAACGGCATGAACAGATGGGGCCACGGGTCGTCCGCCACCACCACCGCCACGGGGCGGTCGACGTGGGCGAGGCCGGAGTCGCCGAGCGGCCAGCTCGCTCCGGTCGCGTAGGTCACCGCGTTGTTGCCGAGCAGGATCAGGGCGTCGACGCCCTGTCCCGCCATGGCAGTGCGCAGCCGTGCGCCGCGTTCGCGGTTCATGCGGGTCGGGTCGGGTGCGGCCGGGATGTCGATGACGGTCATTCCCGTCTCCCTCACGAGGTCATGGAGCTTCGCCGTCGTTTCTCGTGGTCCGGGCCGGCACTACAGGCCGAGGTACTCCTTGACGTTGCCGCTGACCACGCGGGACGCCTTCTCGGGTCCGACGGCGTCCACGACCATCGCGATCGACTTCTCCGAGTAGCCGAACGTGCTCTCGTTGTGCGGGTAGTCGGCGGACCACATGACCCGGTCCACCCCGATGCGGTCGACCAGTTCGAGGCCGAGCGGATCGACCATGAAGGACGCGTACATGTGCTGGTCCCAGTAGTGCTGGACGTCGTGCTCCACCGGACGGTCCAGCATGTGCCGGTAGGAGGCGAGGAGGTGTTCGGCGTCCTGGAGCGCGGAGGGCACCCAGTTCACGCCGCCCTCGAACCACCCGACGCGCAGCCCCGGATGACGGTCGAGGATGCCGCCGAGGACGTACCTCCCGAACATCTCCCGGTACGGCGCCACGTTCGCCACCATGCCGACGGCTATGGCGTTGACCTCGCAGGGGGCCTTGAGCCCGGTCTCGCCGATGTGGTGGGACACCGGGAGTCCCGCCTCCTCGATCGCGTCCCAGACCGGGATCATCGCGGCGCCGGAGTAGTCGATGGGGTTGCCCGCGTCGTCCGCCCCGGGGTTCAGCGGCATGAGGAAGGTCTTCAGCCCCAGGCCCTTCATCTCCTCCAGGGTGCGTCGAGTCCCTTGCGCGTCCCACCAGTTGATGAGGCCGACGCCGTGGAAGCGGCCCCCGGAGCGTTCCTGCAAGCCGGCGATGTACTCGTTGTAGATCCGGAAGCAGAGCTCGCGGACCTCTTTGTCGGGGTAGTGGAACAGGGCCAACAGCGCGTTGGGGAACGCCAGTTCCTTCGCGATGCCGTCCGAGCGCAGTTCCTCGATGCGTCCTTCGAGGTTGTTGCTGCCGGCGCCGGTCAGGGGGTCGTACTGCATGAGGACGTGGCTGAACTCGCCCGGCAGGAACGACTTTCCGCCCATTCCCAGCTCGTAGGCGCCGTCCTCGTACCAGACCCGCGGTGCCTGGTTCCTGAGCCGCTCGGGGAAGCGGTCGTAGAAGATGTCGTCCGCGAGGGAGATGTGGTTGTCGGCGGAGAACACCTCGGTGCCCGGCGGAAGGCCCGGCGAGGAGCCGTCGGCGTGGCCGTGCCGGTCCTTTGGCGGACCGAAGCCTTCGGGGGGATACAGGGTGGGTGACTGGCTGGACATCATTGTCCTCCATGGGGAGCCGCGGGTTTCACGTCCGTGCGTGGTTCGTCTGCTCCTGTCGTGCGGGGGAG
The nucleotide sequence above comes from Streptomyces sp. N50. Encoded proteins:
- a CDS encoding M24 family metallopeptidase, giving the protein MATEVLPDDRALRSGRRERALAHMAAHDLDILVLGRSANVRYVTGARGLWTAGTHPFAPAAVVVRATGAIHMLSTWDEGIPDDIPHERLYGLTWNPMNWVAVIRDIEGAATARRVGTDTISPTFAQLLPLAFPFADLVDGEPAMRAARRVKTPEEIVALRQAIDVAEASLAAAVAELRPGVSEQHLSGVLLEAAAAGGVTTPATQEVAWVTSRDHPWRRVDGDGRVGPGDLVSLTAGVVAGGYIGEVGRTWPVEGGDRNAVRDLYRRSDALWEPLFAACRPGAPTSDLLAAYDTAGEPLPPMPVARGLGLGFDPPVVTSGLPATAAEERLEPGMALAVTGYVWRRGMGAVLRREAVLITPDGAEPLTSSPVWKR
- a CDS encoding amidohydrolase family protein, with the protein product MSSQSPTLYPPEGFGPPKDRHGHADGSSPGLPPGTEVFSADNHISLADDIFYDRFPERLRNQAPRVWYEDGAYELGMGGKSFLPGEFSHVLMQYDPLTGAGSNNLEGRIEELRSDGIAKELAFPNALLALFHYPDKEVRELCFRIYNEYIAGLQERSGGRFHGVGLINWWDAQGTRRTLEEMKGLGLKTFLMPLNPGADDAGNPIDYSGAAMIPVWDAIEEAGLPVSHHIGETGLKAPCEVNAIAVGMVANVAPYREMFGRYVLGGILDRHPGLRVGWFEGGVNWVPSALQDAEHLLASYRHMLDRPVEHDVQHYWDQHMYASFMVDPLGLELVDRIGVDRVMWSADYPHNESTFGYSEKSIAMVVDAVGPEKASRVVSGNVKEYLGL
- a CDS encoding Xaa-Pro peptidase family protein, with protein sequence MTVIDIPAAPDPTRMNRERGARLRTAMAGQGVDALILLGNNAVTYATGASWPLGDSGLAHVDRPVAVVVADDPWPHLFMPFREGTSARSPLPADHVHPPVYLEFDEGVRNFAAVVADLVPGGARVAVDEVTGAMHRAQKALFPGGPPGDAAPVLTAAKVIKTPDELACIRSALRITERAMADVEGSLAPGMRQIDLSAAFVRRAYEHGALANVLDPIWQVMPNSRAAGVWTTHGDLALPLLTTERELARGDVLWTDVSINYAGYCSDFGRTWIVGQDPDPRQRAQFTQWWDIHSAVKDVLRAGATAADLTRAAITANGGSKPWLPHFYLGHGMGTDPAEMPFVGTDLGEEFDAQLVLQAGMVLVLEPVVWEDGTGGYRSEEVLVIEEEGWTALTDYSYAPYGD